The following are from one region of the Juglans regia cultivar Chandler chromosome 10, Walnut 2.0, whole genome shotgun sequence genome:
- the LOC108986443 gene encoding uncharacterized protein LOC108986443 codes for MAMNTDHDHHYLEVVDQGDEHDNNDILYAEIRRQILLLTADEDDEDFQKTRRRNSSGVAKGRSSKNSLTSACSYPAILQPGSYFNWWENEDTNSAPAWLLNLWKNGNGTGVFIPQIVKSRTYYKPGRMNRRMYKRVENMYHEQIKSRRTQK; via the exons ATGGCCATGAACACAGATCATGATCACCACTATCTTGAAGTAGTTGATCAAGGTGACGAGCATGATAATAATGATATTCTCTATGCAGAAATCAGGAGACAGATTTTGCTTTTGACagcagatgaggatgatgaagatTTTCAGAAAACCAGAAGGAGAAACTCCTCTGGTGTTGCCAAAGGAAGAAGCTCAAAAAACAGCTTGACTTCTGCTTGTAGTTACCCTGCTATATTACAACCTGGAAGCTATTTCAACTGGTGGGAAAATGAGGACACTAATTCAGCACCTGCGTGGCTCCTGAACCTGTGGAAAAATGGCAATGGAACAGGAGTTTTCATCCCTCAGATTGTCAAATCCAGAACTTATTATAAGCCAG GTCGGATGAATAGAAGAATGTACAAGCGGGTCGAGAACATGTATCATGAACAAATCAAGAGTCGAAGAACCCAGAAATAG
- the LOC108986433 gene encoding biotin carboxyl carrier protein of acetyl-CoA carboxylase 2, chloroplastic-like → MESFPVPCPKTTSLPRRRSGVKDSNTHQHTMLSLHRGSSPRPCALHGSFLGDPSHNLKQSRDWKMCAKLNEVTAEKSSNSAPVLSTKYGAPSSEVKVDSSHPVRDTVPNESSISAFMAHVSDLIKLVDSRDIAELQLKQLGCEILIRKKEALQQAAPVASMPPPLTHVMLPSPLPPATAAAPASANPPSASAPAPALPAPAKANTSSHPPLKCPMAGTFYRCPAPGEPPFVKVGDKVQKGQIVCIIEAMKLMNEIEADQSGTLTEILVEDTKPVSVDMPLFVIVP, encoded by the exons ATGGAGTCCTTTCCGGTGCCGTGCCCCAAGACCACCTCGCTCCCACGCCGCCGATCCGGGGTGAAAGATTCTAATACGCACCAGCACACGATGCTCTCGCTTCATCGCGGTTCCAGTCCCAGACCGTGTGCCTTACACGGATCTTTCCTCGGTGACCCT AGCCATAACTTGAAGCAATCCAGGGACTGGAAGATGTGTGCAAAGCTGAATGAG GTTACGGCCGAAAAATCTTCAAATTCTGCACCTGTACTTTCCACAAAGTATGGAGCCCCATCATCAGAAGTGAAAGTTGACTCGTCACATCCTGTTCGAGACACCGTTCCTAATGAATCATCAATCTCAGCATTCATGGCTCATGTATCAGATCTTATCAA ACTTGTTGATTCGAGAGATATTGCGGAGCTGCAGCTGAAGCAATTGGGCTGTGAGATCTTAATCAGAAAAAAGGAAGCTCTACAGCAGGCAGCTCCTGTTGCTAGTATGCCACCACCCCTTACCCATGTGATGCTTCCATCTCCTCTGCCACCAGCCACAGCAGCTGCTCCTGCTTCTGCAAACCCTCCTTCAGCATCAGCACCTGCACCTGCCTTACCCGCCCCTGCAAAGGCAAACACTTCGTCACATCCACCACTGAAATGCCCCATGGCTGGAACCTTCTATCGCTGTCCTGCACCTGGTGAACCACCATTTGTCAAG GTAGGAGATAAAGTCCAGAAAGGTCAGATTGTCTGCATCATCGAGGCAATGAAACTAATGAATGAAATTGAG GCTGATCAGTCTGGAACATTAACAGAGATTCTTGTAGAGGATACAAAGCCAGTTAGTGTAGACATG CCTCTTTTTGTCATTGTACCGTGA